In Mus caroli chromosome 9, CAROLI_EIJ_v1.1, whole genome shotgun sequence, a single window of DNA contains:
- the Htr1b gene encoding 5-hydroxytryptamine receptor 1B, with product MEEQGIQCAPPPPAASQTGVPLANLSHNCSADGYIYQDSIALPWKVLLVALLALITLATTLSNAFVIATVYRTRKLHTPANYLIASLAVTDLLVSILVMPISTMYTVTGRWTLGQVVCDFWLSSDITCCTASIMHLCVIALDRYWAITDAVEYSAKRTPKRAAIMIVLVWVFSISISLPPFFWRQAKAEEEMLDCFVNTDHVLYTVYSTVGAFYLPTLLLIALYGRIYVEARSRILKQTPNKTGKRLTRAQLITDSPGSTSSVTSINSRAPDVPSESGSPVYVNQVKVRVSDALLEKKKLMAARERKATKTLGIILGAFIVCWLPFFIISLVMPICKDACWFHMAIFDFFNWLGYLNSLINPIIYTMSNEDFKQAFHKLIRFKCAG from the coding sequence ATGGAGGAGCAGGGTATTCAGTGCGCCCCGCCGCCTCCCGCCGCCTCCCAGACAGGGGTACCTCTCGCCAACCTCTCCCACAACTGCAGCGCCGACGGCTACATTTACCAGGACTCCATCGCCTTGCCCTGGAAAGTCCTGCTGGTTGCTTTGTTGGCGCTCATCACCTTGGCCACCACGCTTTCCAACGCCTTTGTAATCGCTACAGTGTATCGGACCCGGAAGCTGCACACCCCGGCTAACTACCTGATCGCCTCTCTGGCAGTCACTGACCTGCTCGTGTCCATCCTGGTGATGCCCATCAGCACCATGTACACGGTCACTGGACGCTGGACACTAGGCCAGGTGGTCTGCGACTTCTGGCTGTCGTCGGATATCACCTGTTGCACTGCTTCCATCATGCATCTCTGTGTCATCGCCCTGGACCGCTACTGGGCCATCACTGATGCGGTGGAATATTCTGCTAAAAGGACTCCCAAAAGGGCGGCCATCATGATCGTGCTGGTGTGGGTCTTCTCCATCTCTATTTCGTTGCCACCCTTCTTCTGGCGTCAGGCCAAAGCGGAGGAGGAGATGCTGGACTGCTTTGTGAACACCGACCACGTCCTCTACACGGTCTACTCCACGGTGGGCGCTTTCTATTTACCCACCCTGCTCCTCATCGCCCTCTATGGCCGCATCTATGTGGAAGCCCGCTCTCGGATTTTGAAACAGACACCCAACAAGACCGGCAAGCGCTTGACCCGAGCCCAGTTGATAACAGACTCCCCGGGATCCACATCCTCGGTCACCTCCATTAACTCCCGGGCTCCGGACGTGCCCAGTGAGTCCGGGTCTCCTGTGTACGTGAACCAAGTCAAAGTGCGAGTCTCAGACGCCCTGCTGGAAAAGAAGAAACTCATGGCCGCTAGGGAGCGCAAAGCCACCAAGACCCTAGGGATCATTTTAGGAGCATTCATTGTGTGTTGGCTGCCCTTCTTCATCATCTCCCTGGTGATGCCTATCTGCAAGGATGCCTGCTGGTTTCACATGGCCATTTTTGACTTCTTCAATTGGCTAGGCTATCTTAACTCCCTCATCAACCCCATCATCTACACCATGTCCAATGAGGACTTCAAACAAGCGTTCCACAAACTGATACGCTTTAAGTGCGCAGGTTGA